One window from the genome of Candidatus Sericytochromatia bacterium encodes:
- a CDS encoding CxxC-x17-CxxC domain-containing protein gives MATQTLTCADCSTNFEFSESEQAFYAEKGFSAPRRCRPCRDAAKAQRNQGGGRSAGGFGGGPSRPREMHEAVCATCGTLTQVPFKPTGARPVYCRNCFQR, from the coding sequence ATGGCGACGCAAACTCTCACCTGTGCTGATTGCAGCACCAACTTTGAATTCTCCGAATCCGAGCAAGCGTTTTATGCCGAGAAAGGCTTCAGCGCCCCGCGTCGTTGCCGCCCTTGTCGTGACGCTGCCAAGGCGCAACGCAACCAAGGTGGCGGCCGCAGCGCCGGTGGCTTCGGTGGCGGCCCCAGCCGTCCGCGCGAAATGCACGAGGCCGTCTGCGCCACCTGCGGCACGCTGACCCAGGTGCCGTTCAAGCCCACGGGGGCGCGCCCGGTCTACTGCCGGAACTGCTTCCAGCGCTAA